The following coding sequences lie in one Flavobacteriales bacterium genomic window:
- the guaB gene encoding IMP dehydrogenase: MFDFSSKVIGEGLTYDDILMVPAYSEVLPREVDITTNFTKNIKLKIPVVSAAMDTVTESKLAIAIAQEGGIGVLHKNMTIEQQADKVRKVKRSESGMIKDPVTMPVNSTVNDALNLMKEHKIGGIPVVDQNNSLVGIVTNRDLRFQKDVTRPIKEVMTIENIITAKEGTDLDKAREILQEFKIEKLPVVDDNNRLKGLITYKDITKVQLKPNACKDEFGRLRVAAAVGVTGDVMDRVDALFNAGVDAIIIDTAHGHSKGVIETLKKVKAAYPTLQVVVGNIATAEAAKALVEAGADGVKVGIGPGSICTTRIIAGVGVPQLSAVMMVAEGLKGTGVPMIADGGIRFTGDIVKALSAGADSIMAGSLFAGVDESPGETIIYEGRKFKAYRGMGSIEAMQQGSKDRYFQDAEDDIKKLVPEGISGRVPYKGHLSEVIYQMVGGLKAGMGYCGARNMEALKGAKFIRITHSGINESHPHNITITREAPNYSTRS; the protein is encoded by the coding sequence ATGTTTGATTTTTCTAGCAAAGTAATAGGTGAGGGATTAACTTACGACGACATTTTAATGGTGCCTGCGTATTCTGAAGTTTTACCTCGTGAAGTTGATATTACTACCAATTTCACAAAAAATATAAAACTTAAAATCCCTGTGGTTTCTGCTGCAATGGATACTGTTACTGAATCAAAGTTGGCTATTGCTATTGCTCAAGAGGGAGGAATAGGTGTGTTACACAAAAACATGACCATAGAACAGCAGGCGGATAAAGTTAGAAAAGTAAAGCGTTCGGAAAGCGGAATGATTAAAGACCCCGTTACAATGCCAGTAAATTCAACAGTAAATGATGCGTTGAATTTAATGAAAGAGCATAAAATTGGAGGTATTCCTGTGGTTGACCAAAATAATAGTTTGGTTGGAATTGTTACCAATAGAGATTTAAGATTTCAGAAAGATGTAACTCGACCTATAAAAGAGGTGATGACTATCGAAAATATTATTACTGCAAAAGAAGGTACTGATTTAGATAAAGCACGTGAAATTCTTCAAGAATTTAAAATTGAAAAGTTACCTGTAGTCGATGATAATAATCGATTGAAAGGGTTAATAACATATAAAGACATTACTAAAGTTCAACTAAAACCAAATGCTTGTAAAGATGAATTTGGTAGATTGCGTGTAGCTGCAGCAGTAGGTGTTACTGGAGATGTAATGGACAGAGTGGATGCATTATTTAATGCTGGTGTAGATGCTATTATTATTGATACAGCTCATGGACATTCAAAAGGTGTAATTGAAACCTTAAAAAAAGTAAAAGCTGCTTATCCAACGCTTCAAGTGGTGGTGGGTAATATTGCTACTGCAGAAGCTGCAAAAGCTTTAGTTGAAGCTGGTGCTGATGGTGTTAAAGTTGGAATCGGGCCAGGATCAATATGTACTACTCGTATCATTGCAGGTGTTGGTGTTCCTCAATTATCGGCAGTTATGATGGTTGCTGAAGGTTTAAAAGGCACTGGAGTGCCCATGATTGCAGATGGAGGAATCCGTTTTACAGGAGATATTGTTAAAGCATTATCTGCTGGAGCCGATTCAATTATGGCAGGTTCTTTGTTTGCAGGTGTAGATGAATCTCCGGGTGAGACTATAATATATGAAGGAAGAAAGTTTAAAGCATACCGAGGAATGGGTTCAATAGAAGCCATGCAACAAGGTTCTAAAGATCGTTATTTTCAAGATGCTGAAGATGATATTAAAAAATTGGTTCCAGAGGGAATCTCAGGAAGAGTACCTTACAAAGGACATTTAAGTGAAGTTATTTACCAAATGGTAGGTGGTTTAAAAGCTGGTATGGGTTATTGTGGAGCAAGAAACATGGAAGCTTTAAAAGGTGCTAAATTTATCAGAATTACTCATTCTGGTATTAACGAGAGTCATCCTCATAACATAACCATTACAAGAGAAGCACCAAATTATTCAACAAGATCATAA
- the mltG gene encoding endolytic transglycosylase MltG, with the protein MKMFKKVVVSVLLIGLLIGAYVGYNMYTRIYQPNVTLKKGKTDYFYIKTGSTFSDVSNGLYEGGYIKNRTSFEWVAEKKSNFKTNIKPGRYLLRDGMNNNELVDLLRSGKQEPVKISFDHIRTVKELAGKLSKNIEADSLSTYTLLTDKEFINSYGFNSNTILSLFIPNTYEFYWNTSSEELVKRMATEYKNFWNEDRKAKAKKMNLTQSEVSTLASIVQAEQSMRVDERPRVAGLYVNRLKKGMLLQSDPTVIYAVGDFEIRRVTGKHLAIDSPYNTYKRTGLPPGPIVLPSIKSLDAVLNYEKHNYIYMCAKEDLSGYHNFAVNYDEHMANARRYQKELNRRNIH; encoded by the coding sequence ATGAAAATGTTTAAAAAAGTTGTTGTTTCAGTTTTGCTTATTGGATTACTAATAGGTGCCTATGTTGGTTACAACATGTATACACGTATTTACCAACCCAACGTAACATTAAAAAAAGGAAAAACGGATTATTTCTATATTAAAACGGGTTCAACTTTTAGTGATGTAAGCAATGGTTTATACGAAGGAGGTTATATTAAAAATAGGACTTCTTTTGAGTGGGTTGCTGAAAAGAAATCAAACTTTAAAACCAACATAAAACCAGGTAGATATTTACTTAGAGATGGCATGAACAATAACGAGTTGGTTGATTTGTTGAGGTCTGGAAAACAAGAACCCGTTAAAATATCATTCGATCATATCAGAACGGTTAAAGAATTGGCTGGTAAGCTATCAAAAAATATTGAGGCAGATAGTTTATCGACCTATACATTGCTTACCGACAAGGAATTTATTAATAGCTATGGATTCAATTCAAACACCATTTTATCATTGTTTATTCCTAATACCTATGAGTTTTATTGGAACACTTCCTCCGAGGAATTGGTAAAACGTATGGCTACCGAATACAAGAATTTTTGGAATGAAGATCGTAAAGCAAAAGCAAAAAAAATGAACTTAACGCAATCTGAAGTTTCTACCTTGGCATCTATTGTTCAGGCAGAACAATCAATGCGAGTAGATGAACGACCACGTGTGGCAGGTTTGTATGTAAACAGATTAAAAAAGGGAATGTTGCTGCAATCAGACCCAACGGTAATTTATGCTGTTGGAGATTTTGAAATAAGAAGGGTAACAGGGAAACATTTAGCGATTGACTCGCCTTACAATACCTATAAAAGAACGGGGTTGCCACCTGGTCCAATTGTGCTACCAAGCATTAAATCACTCGATGCTGTATTGAACTACGAAAAACACAATTATATTTACATGTGTGCAAAAGAAGATTTATCAGGCTACCATAATTTTGCAGTAAACTATGATGAACACATGGCTAATGCTCGCAGGTATCAGAAAGAATTAAACAGAAGAAACATTCATTAA
- a CDS encoding GNAT family N-acetyltransferase — MTVADASVVLEWENNPENWEVSDTKEPFTAQEIDDFVRLPQDINSQQQLRLMICESKMGKPIGCIDLFEFEKGKSAGIGVLIANKNYRNMGFATEALKQVINYCRNELKLAYIFCNIYKNNKASIRLFENCGFEFVEQRLLNQQKVNYFELKMW; from the coding sequence ATGACTGTAGCTGATGCTTCAGTTGTTTTGGAATGGGAAAATAATCCTGAAAATTGGGAAGTGAGCGATACAAAAGAACCATTTACAGCTCAAGAAATTGATGACTTTGTTCGTTTGCCACAAGATATAAACAGCCAACAACAATTACGGTTAATGATTTGTGAAAGCAAAATGGGTAAACCTATTGGATGTATCGATTTGTTTGAATTTGAAAAAGGAAAATCGGCAGGAATAGGAGTTTTAATTGCTAATAAAAACTATAGAAACATGGGATTCGCTACCGAAGCATTAAAGCAAGTAATTAATTATTGCAGAAATGAACTAAAGCTTGCTTATATCTTCTGTAACATTTATAAAAATAATAAAGCAAGTATTCGTTTATTTGAAAACTGTGGATTTGAATTTGTTGAACAGCGATTGTTAAATCAACAAAAAGTGAATTATTTTGAACTAAAAATGTGGTAA
- a CDS encoding GxxExxY protein — MNKKGTNLSENDLAKILVNIFIKVHRVLGPGLLESVYESAICFELEKLEIPYNRQPEIAVFYEDVKMDVGFRADIIVEDKLIIEIKSVSSLTAIHHKQLLTYLRLTDMKLGLLVNFNEVLVKDGITRIVNNL, encoded by the coding sequence ATGAATAAAAAAGGTACTAATTTATCGGAGAATGATTTAGCGAAGATTTTGGTAAACATCTTTATTAAAGTTCATCGTGTGTTAGGTCCTGGGTTGTTAGAATCTGTATATGAATCAGCAATTTGCTTCGAACTTGAGAAATTAGAAATACCTTATAATCGTCAACCTGAAATAGCTGTTTTTTATGAAGATGTAAAAATGGATGTTGGGTTTAGAGCTGATATTATTGTTGAAGATAAATTGATAATTGAAATTAAATCTGTTTCATCTTTAACAGCAATACATCACAAACAATTACTAACTTATTTAAGATTAACAGACATGAAATTAGGTCTTTTGGTTAATTTTAACGAAGTTTTAGTAAAAGATGGAATAACAAGAATTGTAAATAATTTATAA
- a CDS encoding nucleoside-diphosphate kinase → MASNRTFTMIKPDAVEKNYIGGILKMINDAGFKIVAMKYTKLTPEKAGAFYEVHKERPFYGELVSYMSSGPIVAAILEKDNAVEDFRKLIGATNPAEAAEGTIRKIYAESIQANAVHGSDSNENAKIEGDFHFPANEVFA, encoded by the coding sequence ATGGCAAGTAACAGAACTTTTACAATGATTAAGCCTGATGCAGTTGAGAAAAACTACATTGGTGGAATATTAAAAATGATTAACGATGCTGGATTTAAAATCGTAGCAATGAAATACACCAAATTAACTCCTGAAAAAGCGGGTGCTTTTTACGAAGTACACAAAGAACGTCCTTTTTATGGCGAATTGGTTAGCTACATGTCTTCAGGACCAATTGTTGCTGCTATTTTAGAAAAAGACAACGCAGTTGAAGATTTTAGAAAATTAATTGGTGCTACCAACCCTGCTGAAGCTGCTGAAGGTACTATCCGTAAAATTTATGCTGAATCTATTCAAGCTAATGCGGTGCATGGTTCTGATAGCAATGAAAATGCTAAAATTGAAGGTGATTTTCATTTCCCTGCAAACGAAGTATTTGCTTAA
- a CDS encoding diaminopimelate epimerase has product MKLTFYKYQGTGNDFVMIDNRTNVFDKTNLKLVQQLCDRKFGIGADGLILIENIADLDFNMVYFNADGSQSFCGNGSRCAVSFAKYLGIIQSQAMFLSTDGEHEAWINQNGEVSLKMHDVETIEKGETHYFINTGSPHYIVNVDDVDGVNVFEEGKKIRYNDRFKQEGTNVNFVNYKQDCLDIRTYERGVEDETLSCGTGVTAAALSWADKNSSPAGKIQVNTKGGALQVAFKRTDTRGFNDIWLIGPAEMVFKGELLI; this is encoded by the coding sequence ATGAAATTGACATTTTATAAATACCAAGGAACAGGAAACGATTTTGTTATGATTGATAATCGTACAAATGTTTTTGATAAGACTAATTTAAAATTGGTTCAACAGCTTTGCGACAGAAAGTTTGGTATTGGTGCAGATGGTTTAATTTTAATCGAAAACATTGCTGATTTAGATTTTAATATGGTCTATTTTAATGCAGATGGAAGTCAAAGTTTTTGTGGGAATGGAAGTAGATGTGCAGTATCTTTTGCAAAGTATTTAGGTATTATTCAAAGTCAAGCCATGTTTTTATCTACCGATGGGGAGCATGAAGCATGGATAAACCAAAATGGTGAAGTGAGTTTGAAAATGCACGATGTTGAAACAATAGAAAAAGGAGAAACGCATTATTTTATCAATACGGGTTCGCCTCATTACATTGTCAATGTTGATGATGTTGATGGTGTAAATGTATTTGAAGAAGGTAAGAAAATTCGCTACAACGATAGGTTTAAACAAGAAGGAACGAATGTGAATTTCGTAAATTATAAACAAGATTGTTTGGATATTAGAACTTACGAAAGAGGAGTAGAAGATGAGACATTATCGTGTGGAACAGGTGTAACAGCTGCAGCGTTGAGTTGGGCGGATAAGAATAGTTCGCCTGCGGGGAAAATACAAGTAAACACTAAAGGTGGAGCTTTACAAGTTGCTTTTAAGCGAACAGATACCAGAGGTTTTAATGATATTTGGTTAATCGGTCCTGCTGAAATGGTTTTTAAAGGAGAGCTGTTAATTTGA
- a CDS encoding YitT family protein: MNSLWTNIIIQTTLKRKDKNLDNKSKNKPYSDYKLAKGYRELLIIVKRHIKDFFLISIGIFSASFGFKGFLLTNHFIDGGATGISLLISALTEIPLYILIIGINLPFVFLGYKILGKQFAFKTTLAISGLALCVATVDFPNVTNDNLLVAIFGGFFLGAGIGLSVRGGAVIDGTEVLAIYLSRKFGATLGDIIAIINVIIFSSAAYLLSIEIALYSMITYLAASKTLDFIIEGIDEYIGVTIVATHSEEIRLMIINKMGRGVTIYNGKRGYGERNQTNDVDIIYTVVTRLELNKLNTEIEKIEPTAFVVMNSVKDTKGGIIKKRALAH; encoded by the coding sequence ATGAATTCACTGTGGACTAACATTATTATTCAAACAACATTAAAACGAAAAGATAAAAACCTTGACAACAAGTCAAAAAACAAACCCTATTCCGATTACAAACTTGCAAAAGGTTATAGAGAATTACTTATTATTGTAAAACGCCACATTAAAGATTTCTTCTTAATTTCCATTGGTATATTTTCTGCTTCTTTTGGTTTTAAAGGGTTTCTATTAACCAATCATTTTATTGATGGAGGTGCTACTGGGATTTCATTATTAATTTCAGCCCTAACCGAAATACCACTTTATATCTTGATTATTGGAATAAACCTACCTTTTGTTTTTCTTGGTTACAAAATACTTGGAAAACAGTTTGCTTTTAAAACAACTTTAGCCATTTCTGGATTAGCTTTATGTGTTGCAACTGTTGATTTTCCTAATGTTACTAACGATAATTTATTGGTTGCTATTTTTGGTGGTTTCTTTCTTGGAGCAGGCATTGGTCTTTCAGTTAGAGGTGGTGCAGTAATTGATGGAACAGAAGTCCTTGCTATTTATTTAAGCCGTAAATTCGGTGCTACTCTTGGTGATATTATTGCCATTATTAACGTCATCATTTTCTCTTCTGCAGCTTATTTACTTTCTATTGAAATTGCATTATATTCAATGATTACTTATTTGGCTGCATCAAAAACGCTAGATTTTATTATTGAAGGTATTGATGAATACATAGGTGTTACGATAGTAGCAACACACAGTGAAGAAATAAGACTTATGATAATAAATAAAATGGGACGAGGCGTTACCATTTATAATGGTAAACGTGGATATGGAGAAAGAAACCAAACAAATGATGTCGACATTATTTATACTGTAGTTACACGACTAGAATTAAATAAGCTAAACACCGAAATAGAAAAAATTGAACCTACGGCTTTTGTTGTAATGAATAGTGTTAAGGATACAAAAGGAGGCATCATCAAGAAAAGAGCTTTAGCTCACTAA
- a CDS encoding ABC transporter ATP-binding protein, whose protein sequence is MATLKIENLTKVYPNGVKALDNVNIEITNGMFGLLGPNGAGKSSLMRTLATLQDADSGTAFLNDIDILNNPIELRKVLGYLPQEFGVYPKITAEQLLDHIAILKGITSSKVRKELVGYLLQKVNLYEQRAKSVKGFSGGMKQRVGIAQALIGNPQLIIVDEPTAGLDPGERNRFHNLLADVGQEVIIILSTHIVDDVRELCSNMAIMNLGQIVYKGTPNNVLQELKGQVWQKSIARNEVEEYQKNFKVISDKMVAGNPLIHILSESNPGEGFESVEPNLEDVFFTKING, encoded by the coding sequence ATGGCAACTCTAAAAATAGAAAATCTAACTAAAGTTTATCCTAACGGTGTCAAAGCTTTAGACAATGTAAATATTGAAATTACAAACGGAATGTTTGGTTTACTTGGTCCGAATGGAGCAGGAAAATCGTCGTTAATGAGAACATTAGCTACTTTGCAAGATGCAGATAGCGGCACCGCTTTTTTAAACGATATTGATATTTTAAATAATCCGATAGAACTGCGTAAAGTATTAGGGTACTTGCCTCAAGAATTTGGCGTATATCCGAAAATTACTGCCGAGCAGTTGTTAGACCATATTGCAATTTTAAAGGGAATAACAAGTAGTAAGGTACGTAAAGAATTGGTGGGTTACTTGCTTCAAAAAGTTAACCTATACGAACAAAGGGCTAAATCTGTAAAAGGTTTTTCTGGCGGTATGAAACAACGTGTTGGTATTGCTCAAGCATTGATTGGAAATCCACAATTGATTATTGTTGATGAGCCAACTGCTGGTTTAGACCCAGGAGAAAGAAATCGTTTCCATAATTTATTAGCTGATGTTGGACAAGAGGTTATCATAATCCTTTCTACTCACATTGTTGATGATGTAAGAGAATTGTGTTCGAATATGGCAATCATGAATTTAGGTCAGATTGTTTATAAAGGAACTCCAAACAATGTGTTGCAAGAATTAAAAGGACAAGTTTGGCAGAAATCAATTGCTAGAAATGAAGTTGAAGAATATCAAAAAAACTTCAAAGTTATTTCTGATAAAATGGTTGCAGGAAATCCATTGATTCACATACTTTCTGAATCGAACCCGGGAGAAGGTTTTGAATCTGTTGAGCCAAATTTAGAAGATGTATTCTTTACTAAAATTAATGGTTAA
- a CDS encoding pyruvate dehydrogenase complex dihydrolipoamide acetyltransferase, with the protein MAEIVRMPKLSDTMTEGVVAKWHKKIGDTVKEGDLLAEIETDKATMEFESFVDGTLLHIGVPEKGAAPVDSILAIFGKKGEDISSLLSGGSAPTTKAEAKKEVVEEPQAKVEVKTVDTSNIKATVIKMPKLSDTMTEGVVAKWHKKVGDKVASGDLLADIETDKATMEFESFEDGVLLYIGIENGGSAPVDAVLAIIGEKGADYKSLLANSSQVSVDSSQSTVSSSHHPKPITHHSPPITQTPSPITQHSTQRVIASPLAKKMAADRNINLAQIKGTGDGGRITKTDIENYNGSSGGAFSTFIGVEKYTEEPVSQMRKTIARRLGESKFSAPHFYLTIEMDMDNAISARNSINAIEGVKISFNDIVIKAVAAALKKHPKVNSSWLGDKIRYNEHVNIGVAVAVDEGLLVPVVRFADGKSLSQISSEVRTFAQKAKDKKLQPQDWEGSTFTISNLGMFGIDEFTAIINPPDACIMAVGGIKQVPVIKNGQIVPGNTMKVTLSCDHRVVDGASGAAFLQTFKNYIENPVVLLGAQNI; encoded by the coding sequence ATGGCTGAAATAGTAAGAATGCCCAAGTTAAGTGATACCATGACAGAAGGAGTTGTGGCTAAATGGCATAAAAAAATAGGAGATACGGTTAAAGAAGGCGATTTATTAGCTGAAATTGAAACAGATAAAGCTACAATGGAGTTCGAATCTTTTGTAGATGGAACTTTATTGCATATTGGAGTGCCTGAAAAAGGTGCTGCTCCAGTTGATTCTATCTTGGCCATTTTTGGTAAAAAAGGCGAGGATATTTCTTCATTACTTTCTGGCGGTTCTGCTCCAACAACAAAAGCCGAAGCTAAAAAAGAAGTTGTAGAAGAACCACAAGCTAAAGTTGAGGTAAAAACTGTAGATACGTCAAATATTAAAGCAACAGTAATAAAAATGCCCAAGTTAAGCGATACCATGACAGAAGGAGTTGTGGCTAAATGGCATAAAAAAGTGGGTGATAAAGTTGCTTCTGGTGATTTGCTTGCAGATATTGAAACTGATAAGGCAACAATGGAATTTGAATCGTTTGAAGATGGAGTTTTGTTGTATATAGGAATTGAAAACGGAGGTAGTGCTCCTGTAGATGCCGTTTTAGCAATAATTGGAGAGAAAGGTGCTGATTATAAATCTTTGTTAGCGAATAGTTCTCAGGTGTCAGTTGACAGTTCTCAGTCTACAGTTAGCAGTTCACATCACCCAAAACCTATCACTCACCACTCACCACCCATTACCCAAACCCCATCACCCATTACTCAACATTCAACACAAAGGGTTATAGCCTCTCCTTTAGCCAAGAAAATGGCTGCTGATAGAAATATCAATTTGGCTCAAATTAAAGGTACTGGAGATGGCGGTAGAATTACCAAAACTGATATAGAGAATTATAACGGTTCTTCAGGTGGTGCTTTTTCAACATTTATTGGGGTGGAAAAATATACCGAAGAGCCTGTTTCACAAATGCGTAAAACCATTGCTCGTCGATTAGGAGAAAGCAAGTTTTCTGCACCACACTTCTATTTAACTATAGAGATGGATATGGATAACGCCATTAGTGCAAGAAATTCTATCAATGCCATCGAAGGAGTTAAAATTTCGTTTAACGATATCGTAATTAAAGCTGTTGCTGCAGCATTAAAAAAACATCCAAAGGTAAACAGTTCTTGGTTGGGCGACAAAATTCGCTACAACGAACATGTCAACATTGGTGTAGCAGTTGCGGTTGATGAAGGTTTATTAGTACCAGTTGTACGTTTTGCAGATGGTAAATCGTTAAGCCAAATAAGTAGTGAAGTAAGAACTTTTGCTCAAAAGGCAAAAGATAAAAAATTACAACCTCAAGATTGGGAAGGTAGCACGTTTACTATTTCTAATTTAGGAATGTTTGGAATAGATGAATTTACAGCTATTATTAATCCGCCAGATGCTTGTATTATGGCTGTTGGTGGTATAAAACAAGTGCCAGTAATTAAAAATGGTCAGATTGTACCCGGAAACACCATGAAAGTAACCTTGAGTTGCGATCATAGAGTTGTTGATGGTGCATCGGGAGCCGCATTTTTACAAACTTTTAAAAATTACATTGAAAATCCAGTGGTATTGTTGGGCGCTCAAAATATTTAA
- the pdhA gene encoding pyruvate dehydrogenase (acetyl-transferring) E1 component subunit alpha yields MAKKITFSKEQYLAWYESMLLMRKFEEKLSQLYIQRKFGGFLHLYIGQEAVVAGAVSATLPEDKMITAYRCHAHPLGRGTDPKYMMAELYGKTTGLSKGKGGSMHMFDVSKHVYGGHGIVGGQIPLGAGLAFADKYRGENHVTMCSMGDGAIRQGALHEAFNMAMIWKLPVIYIIENNKYAMGTSVERTSNVTELYKIGLSYDMPGEAVDGMDVEAVHHAIAKAAKWCRDGKGPYLLEMETYRFKGHSMSDPRKYRTKEEEENYQNEDPIEKVLKTIRANKYATEKQLEAIQAKIKKQIEDAIKFAEESPLPEPDDMYNEIYAEPNYPFIKD; encoded by the coding sequence ATGGCAAAAAAAATCACCTTCTCAAAAGAACAATACTTGGCTTGGTACGAGTCAATGTTATTGATGAGAAAATTTGAAGAAAAATTAAGTCAGTTGTACATACAACGTAAGTTTGGAGGTTTCCTTCACTTGTATATAGGTCAAGAAGCAGTTGTTGCGGGAGCAGTTTCTGCAACTTTACCAGAAGATAAAATGATTACTGCTTATCGTTGCCACGCTCACCCGCTTGGTAGAGGAACTGATCCCAAATACATGATGGCAGAATTGTATGGTAAAACTACAGGTTTATCAAAAGGTAAAGGTGGTTCTATGCACATGTTTGATGTTAGTAAGCATGTTTACGGTGGACATGGTATTGTTGGAGGTCAAATTCCATTAGGAGCAGGTTTAGCTTTTGCAGATAAATATAGAGGTGAAAACCATGTAACCATGTGTTCTATGGGTGATGGAGCTATTCGTCAAGGAGCTTTGCACGAGGCATTTAATATGGCTATGATTTGGAAATTACCTGTTATTTACATTATTGAGAATAACAAATATGCTATGGGTACTTCTGTTGAACGTACTTCAAATGTAACAGAACTGTATAAAATTGGTTTAAGTTATGATATGCCAGGAGAAGCAGTTGATGGGATGGATGTTGAAGCAGTTCACCATGCTATAGCTAAAGCAGCAAAATGGTGTAGAGATGGAAAAGGTCCTTATTTGTTAGAAATGGAAACCTATCGTTTTAAAGGTCATTCCATGTCAGATCCTAGAAAGTACAGAACCAAAGAAGAGGAAGAAAACTACCAAAACGAAGACCCAATTGAAAAGGTGTTAAAAACCATTCGAGCAAATAAATATGCTACTGAAAAACAATTGGAGGCTATACAAGCTAAAATTAAAAAACAAATTGAAGATGCTATAAAGTTTGCTGAAGAATCACCTCTTCCAGAACCTGATGACATGTATAACGAAATTTACGCAGAACCTAATTACCCATTTATAAAAGATTAA
- a CDS encoding cytidine deaminase, with protein MIEKNISISYQEYNTLSELSKADVDLVLAAEKNLANSYSPYSLFKVSSLIRFETGETVLGTNQENAAYPSGLCAERVAIFSGKSTYPNKNIDTIIIVTEQGNPTPFSPCGGCRQVLMEYEMAQKKPIRAILKSGDSKVWIFDSISAFLPFAFNADHILKKE; from the coding sequence GTGATAGAAAAAAACATATCCATATCTTATCAAGAATACAACACCTTAAGTGAGTTGAGCAAAGCAGATGTAGACTTAGTTTTGGCTGCCGAGAAAAATTTAGCTAATTCATATTCTCCTTATTCCTTGTTTAAAGTGAGTTCACTTATTCGTTTCGAAACAGGAGAAACGGTGTTAGGAACAAATCAAGAAAATGCTGCTTATCCGTCTGGTTTGTGTGCCGAACGTGTGGCTATTTTTTCTGGTAAATCTACTTATCCTAACAAAAATATTGATACCATTATAATTGTAACGGAACAAGGAAATCCAACACCATTTTCTCCTTGTGGTGGTTGCCGACAAGTACTAATGGAATATGAAATGGCACAAAAAAAACCGATTAGAGCCATTCTAAAATCGGGCGATTCAAAAGTTTGGATTTTTGATAGCATTAGTGCTTTCCTACCTTTTGCATTCAATGCCGACCACATCTTAAAAAAAGAGTGA
- the arfB gene encoding aminoacyl-tRNA hydrolase translates to MNKEQLYQELSFKTSRSGGAGGQHVNKVSSKVELIFDVNKSLQFSEEQKSIIFFKLANRIDNEGLLHLQCDETRSQLKNKEIVLERLINLLETALKPVKKRKPSKPSKSSIRKRLESKKKLSDKKGSRRFKMD, encoded by the coding sequence ATGAATAAGGAACAACTCTATCAAGAATTAAGCTTTAAAACCAGTAGGAGTGGAGGAGCGGGAGGGCAACACGTTAATAAAGTGTCGTCGAAGGTAGAATTGATTTTTGATGTAAATAAATCGTTGCAGTTCAGTGAGGAACAAAAGAGTATCATCTTTTTTAAATTGGCTAATAGAATAGATAATGAGGGTTTGTTGCATTTACAATGTGATGAAACACGTAGTCAGTTAAAGAATAAAGAAATTGTTTTAGAACGATTGATTAATTTATTAGAAACTGCTTTAAAACCAGTTAAAAAAAGAAAACCAAGCAAGCCTAGTAAATCATCAATAAGAAAAAGACTAGAGAGCAAGAAAAAACTTTCAGATAAAAAAGGTTCAAGAAGGTTTAAAATGGATTAA